A genomic stretch from Achromobacter spanius includes:
- a CDS encoding ABC transporter substrate-binding protein: MNHYLRALLIAGAFAVPAAHAQSDKPIRIGVLTDLSAMNADLSGQGSVEAARMAVEDFGPTVLGRKIEVIAGDHQNKADVGSATARRWIDQENVKAIVDVPTSSVALAVQEITRTANIAFLASTAGSSDLTGKACSPSTAQWTYDTYALANGTGRALTESGMKKWYFLTADYAFGHALQADTENAVKQAGGQTLGSVKHPRASNDFSSFLLQAQASKAEIVALANSSGDTTMAIKQANEFGLIKGGQKLAGLLMFITDVDGVGLEQAQGLVLTSGFYWDMDERTRAWSKRYAERMKGRVPTMAQAGVYSAVLTFLNGVKESGKLEGDAVMTQIRGMKIDDMFARNAYLRADGRLVHDMYLVEVKKPSESKARWDYFKILRTIPGDNAFRPLDQGGCPLVSSKTVASKSVTATTK, translated from the coding sequence ATGAACCATTACCTACGCGCCCTGCTTATTGCCGGGGCATTCGCCGTGCCGGCCGCGCATGCGCAGTCCGACAAACCCATCCGCATCGGCGTCCTGACCGATCTCTCCGCCATGAACGCCGACCTGTCCGGGCAAGGCTCGGTGGAAGCTGCCCGCATGGCCGTCGAAGACTTTGGGCCGACGGTGCTGGGCCGCAAGATTGAAGTCATTGCGGGCGACCACCAGAACAAGGCGGACGTGGGCTCGGCCACCGCGCGTCGCTGGATCGACCAGGAAAACGTCAAGGCCATTGTCGACGTGCCGACCTCTTCCGTGGCACTGGCGGTGCAGGAAATCACGCGCACCGCCAACATCGCCTTCCTGGCGTCCACGGCCGGCAGTTCGGACCTGACGGGCAAGGCCTGCTCGCCATCCACCGCGCAATGGACCTACGACACTTATGCGCTGGCCAACGGCACCGGGCGCGCGCTGACCGAGTCCGGCATGAAGAAGTGGTACTTCCTGACGGCCGACTACGCCTTCGGCCACGCCTTGCAGGCCGATACCGAAAACGCCGTCAAACAGGCGGGCGGCCAGACCTTGGGCTCGGTCAAGCATCCGCGCGCATCGAACGACTTTTCGTCGTTCCTCTTGCAAGCGCAGGCGTCCAAGGCCGAGATCGTGGCGCTGGCCAATTCGTCGGGCGACACCACCATGGCGATCAAGCAGGCCAATGAATTCGGCCTGATCAAGGGCGGGCAAAAGCTGGCAGGGCTGCTCATGTTCATTACCGACGTGGATGGCGTGGGGCTGGAACAGGCGCAAGGCCTGGTGTTGACCAGCGGCTTTTACTGGGACATGGACGAGCGCACGCGCGCATGGTCCAAGCGCTATGCCGAACGGATGAAGGGGCGTGTGCCGACGATGGCGCAAGCCGGTGTCTATTCCGCCGTGCTGACGTTCCTGAACGGCGTGAAGGAAAGCGGCAAGCTGGAAGGTGACGCGGTGATGACGCAGATTCGCGGCATGAAGATCGACGACATGTTCGCGCGCAATGCCTATCTGCGCGCAGACGGCCGACTGGTGCATGACATGTACCTGGTGGAAGTGAAGAAGCCGTCTGAATCCAAGGCACGCTGGGACTACTTCAAGATCCTGCGCACCATTCCGGGCGACAACGCCTTCCGGCCGCTGGACCAGGGCGGGTGCCCCCTGGTGTCGTCCAAAACGGTGGCGTCGAAATCGGTCACCGCCACCACCAAATAA
- a CDS encoding enoyl-CoA hydratase/isomerase family protein encodes MSMVSIERDDGVAVVRYDRGGKANALNLAAMDALIAAAAELARDEHIRAVVLTGTPAVFSAGIDLKDPALWTHDDPLATQRALARGEALCRAWAELPQATIAAIEGAAVGGGAVLALACDWRVLSNHAFLRLPEVRLGLPLAWGGLPRLASLVGPARAKRALFTDLQLDADTAQTWGLADAVAPAGDALHAAMALARDAAACPPLALRLSKRAIDAQFDASRLAHAQTDQFLLCHLLSQPTAVSPMPQRSA; translated from the coding sequence ATGAGCATGGTTTCAATCGAACGTGACGATGGCGTGGCGGTGGTGCGTTACGACCGTGGCGGCAAGGCCAATGCGCTGAACCTGGCGGCCATGGATGCATTGATCGCTGCCGCCGCCGAGCTAGCCCGCGACGAACACATCCGCGCCGTGGTGCTGACCGGCACGCCCGCCGTCTTCAGCGCCGGCATCGATCTGAAAGACCCCGCCCTGTGGACCCATGACGATCCTCTGGCCACGCAGCGCGCGTTGGCGCGCGGCGAAGCGCTGTGCCGCGCGTGGGCAGAGTTGCCGCAGGCCACCATCGCCGCCATTGAAGGCGCGGCGGTCGGCGGCGGCGCGGTGCTGGCGCTGGCGTGCGACTGGCGCGTGCTGTCCAACCACGCTTTTCTGCGCCTGCCGGAAGTGCGGCTGGGCCTACCCTTGGCCTGGGGCGGCCTGCCCCGCTTGGCCAGCCTGGTGGGGCCCGCGCGCGCCAAGCGGGCGCTGTTCACCGACCTGCAACTGGACGCCGACACCGCTCAGACCTGGGGCCTGGCGGACGCAGTGGCTCCCGCCGGCGATGCGCTGCACGCCGCGATGGCTTTGGCGCGCGACGCCGCCGCCTGCCCGCCGCTGGCGCTACGCCTGAGCAAACGAGCCATCGACGCGCAATTCGACGCGAGCCGCCTGGCGCACGCGCAGACCGATCAGTTTCTGTTGTGCCATCTGCTGTCCCAACCCACCGCCGTATCACCAATGCCGCAAAGATCCGCGTAA
- a CDS encoding DNA-3-methyladenine glycosylase, giving the protein MDTQELVAQMITRTSGARRFEDWPEVLAAYAACLDTVQHKLTRQEMEDFINLGADFYRTLARAEDYRRGCSLGSGS; this is encoded by the coding sequence ATGGATACGCAAGAATTGGTCGCCCAGATGATCACCAGAACATCTGGCGCGCGGCGCTTCGAAGACTGGCCCGAAGTCCTGGCCGCCTACGCCGCCTGCCTGGACACGGTGCAGCACAAGCTGACCCGGCAGGAGATGGAAGATTTCATCAACCTGGGCGCGGACTTTTATCGAACCTTGGCTCGGGCCGAGGACTATCGGCGAGGGTGTAGCTTGGGGTCGGGAAGCTGA
- a CDS encoding MerR family transcriptional regulator codes for MPNISNTDLDDAGSTAAYRTGVAAKLAGLPVETLRVWERRYQLSSPARSPHGQRLYSAEQVRRLGLLKQLVDQGHAIGTLALLTLEQLQAMLGAQPSLGGPPLRAVAVGATLTPRLLAGGTGHDGGSGYMAGPDVHVVGACAHLEDAGSLPRHADVLIIEISELDADALAPIQRARDATETETGAVVVLYRFSASSTIRTLRAQGCLVARIPAQLTELAPLCRSAVAGSNLAALAPASAITFNEEALAKIMALRNPIACECPRHLAELLMMVGSFERYSAQCASRNDADAQLHLALEQAAGQARGILEAAMGRLLQSEGMWPLAG; via the coding sequence ATGCCAAATATCTCAAACACTGACCTAGACGACGCCGGTTCAACCGCGGCCTATCGCACGGGGGTTGCCGCCAAGCTGGCCGGGCTGCCCGTCGAAACCCTGCGCGTCTGGGAGCGGCGCTATCAGCTGTCCTCGCCGGCACGCTCGCCACACGGTCAGCGGCTGTACTCGGCGGAGCAAGTCCGACGGCTCGGCCTGTTGAAGCAGCTGGTGGATCAAGGGCACGCCATTGGTACGCTTGCGCTGCTGACGCTGGAGCAGTTGCAAGCCATGCTTGGCGCGCAGCCAAGCCTGGGCGGCCCGCCCTTGCGCGCCGTGGCGGTCGGCGCGACCCTTACCCCTCGCCTCTTGGCCGGGGGCACGGGCCACGACGGGGGCTCTGGCTACATGGCCGGGCCTGACGTCCATGTGGTCGGCGCGTGCGCGCACCTGGAAGACGCCGGGTCGCTGCCGCGCCATGCCGACGTGCTCATCATTGAAATTTCCGAGTTGGATGCCGATGCGCTCGCGCCCATCCAGCGCGCGCGCGACGCGACCGAGACCGAGACCGGTGCCGTGGTCGTGCTCTACCGCTTTAGCGCCAGCAGCACCATACGTACCCTGCGTGCGCAGGGATGCCTGGTTGCGCGCATTCCGGCGCAGTTGACGGAACTTGCGCCGCTGTGCCGTTCGGCGGTCGCGGGGTCGAACCTTGCCGCGCTGGCCCCGGCCTCGGCCATTACGTTCAATGAAGAGGCCTTGGCCAAGATCATGGCGCTGCGCAACCCCATCGCCTGCGAGTGCCCCAGGCATCTTGCCGAGTTGCTTATGATGGTGGGCAGCTTCGAGCGCTACAGTGCCCAGTGCGCCTCACGCAATGACGCCGACGCGCAATTGCATCTGGCGCTGGAGCAGGCCGCGGGCCAGGCGCGCGGCATTCTGGAAGCCGCCATGGGGCGTCTGCTGCAATCGGAAGGCATGTGGCCGCTGGCGGGTTAA
- a CDS encoding fasciclin domain-containing protein: MKRFLIGTTIALACGWANAADIVDTAKSAGGFTTLTTAVQAAGLTDTLKGPGPFTVFAPTDAAFAKVPKDKLDALLKDKAALTKVLTYHVVPGKVMAKDVKAGKVKTVEGSEVTVTVADGKVKVNDANVVKTDIAADNGVIHVIDTVLMPM, encoded by the coding sequence ATGAAACGATTTCTGATTGGAACGACGATTGCCCTGGCTTGCGGCTGGGCCAATGCCGCCGACATCGTGGACACGGCCAAATCGGCGGGCGGGTTCACCACCTTGACGACTGCGGTACAGGCCGCCGGCCTGACCGACACACTGAAGGGACCGGGCCCCTTCACCGTTTTCGCGCCGACTGACGCGGCGTTTGCCAAGGTGCCGAAGGACAAGCTGGACGCGCTGCTGAAAGACAAGGCCGCGCTGACCAAGGTGCTGACGTATCACGTCGTGCCGGGCAAGGTCATGGCCAAGGACGTCAAGGCGGGCAAGGTCAAGACCGTTGAAGGCAGCGAGGTGACCGTGACCGTCGCCGACGGCAAGGTCAAGGTGAATGACGCCAATGTGGTCAAGACGGATATTGCCGCCGACAACGGCGTCATCCACGTCATCGACACGGTTCTGATGCCGATGTAA
- a CDS encoding TetR/AcrR family transcriptional regulator, with product MNGEPTVTAARDDGMGNIELLTAAAECFMEQGFHASSIDDVARRLGATKGRVYHYYRSKTDLFFDVHREGMRRNFEAVRPVMKEPGTAAHRLALMLKHHALSMMENLAFETVVVQGVHMHRLGATTPAQRQTLADLMTIRDDFEALFKRVAYEGVEDGSLAIDDVSVAIKAALGAINWLAVWYRPRLGETRDDREILANKVVHTIIAGLGTRP from the coding sequence ATGAATGGGGAACCTACGGTGACGGCTGCACGCGATGACGGCATGGGCAACATTGAACTGCTGACCGCGGCGGCCGAATGCTTCATGGAGCAGGGGTTCCACGCCTCCAGCATCGACGACGTGGCGCGCCGGCTGGGCGCCACCAAGGGCCGCGTCTACCACTACTACCGGTCGAAAACCGACCTGTTCTTCGACGTGCACCGCGAAGGCATGCGGCGTAACTTCGAGGCCGTGCGTCCGGTCATGAAGGAACCGGGCACCGCCGCCCATCGGCTGGCGCTGATGCTCAAGCACCATGCGCTGTCCATGATGGAAAACCTGGCGTTTGAAACGGTGGTGGTGCAAGGCGTGCACATGCATCGCCTGGGCGCGACCACCCCCGCGCAGCGTCAGACGCTGGCTGACCTGATGACCATCCGCGACGATTTCGAAGCGCTGTTCAAGCGCGTCGCCTATGAAGGAGTGGAAGACGGCTCGCTGGCCATTGACGACGTGTCGGTCGCCATCAAGGCGGCGCTGGGCGCCATCAACTGGCTGGCCGTCTGGTATCGCCCGCGCCTGGGCGAAACTCGCGACGACCGCGAAATCCTGGCCAACAAAGTCGTCCACACCATCATCGCCGGCCTAGGCACCCGCCCCTGA
- a CDS encoding SulP family inorganic anion transporter — protein MSFFSSFRREWMSNPRNDILAGIVVALALIPEAIGFSIIAGVDPRLGLYASFSIAVIISLVGGRPGMISAATAAVAVLVGPLVKQHGVEYLFAATILMGVFQVIAGFLRLDLLMQYVSRSVVTGFVNALAILIFIAQLPQLINVTWVTYVMVAGGLAIIYLFPRLTRAVPSPLIAIIVLTIISIYWGLPVNTVGDMGKLPSALPSFLIPDVPFTLETLQIIFPYSLTMAAVGLLESMMTAQIVDDLTDTPSNKRRECKGQGIANFVTGFFGGMGGCAMIGQSVINVKSGGSTRLSTFVAGSFLLFLIVVLGPLVARIPMPALVAVMIMVSIGTFSWGSIRNLRSHPWQSSVVMLATVVVVVWTHDLARGVLAGVLLSGVFFAGKVKRLFAVTSALSEDGRTRTYYYAGQVFFGSTERFAEAIDFKEVVDRVVLDVSAAHFWDISAVGALDKVVIKLRREGKAVDVVGLNAASATLIGRFAVHDKSGAHAQSAGH, from the coding sequence ATGTCTTTTTTTTCCTCGTTTCGTCGCGAATGGATGTCCAATCCTCGTAACGATATTCTTGCGGGCATCGTCGTTGCCCTTGCGCTTATCCCTGAAGCCATCGGCTTTTCCATCATCGCGGGTGTTGACCCGCGACTGGGGCTCTACGCCTCGTTCTCCATTGCCGTGATCATCTCGTTGGTGGGTGGTCGGCCGGGCATGATCTCGGCGGCGACTGCCGCCGTCGCGGTGCTGGTGGGGCCTCTGGTCAAGCAGCATGGCGTCGAATATCTGTTCGCCGCCACCATCCTGATGGGCGTCTTCCAGGTCATCGCCGGCTTCCTCCGGCTTGATCTGCTGATGCAATACGTGTCGCGCTCGGTTGTCACGGGGTTTGTGAATGCGCTGGCAATCCTGATTTTCATTGCCCAGTTGCCGCAGTTGATCAACGTCACGTGGGTCACCTATGTGATGGTGGCGGGCGGGCTGGCGATCATCTATCTGTTTCCTCGCCTGACCCGGGCGGTGCCGTCCCCCTTGATTGCCATCATCGTGCTGACGATCATCTCCATTTACTGGGGCCTGCCCGTCAATACAGTGGGCGACATGGGCAAGCTGCCGTCGGCACTGCCGTCGTTCCTGATCCCCGACGTGCCCTTCACCCTTGAAACCTTGCAGATCATTTTTCCGTATTCGCTGACCATGGCGGCGGTGGGTCTGCTGGAATCGATGATGACCGCGCAGATCGTGGACGACCTGACCGACACGCCCAGCAACAAGCGGCGCGAATGCAAGGGCCAGGGCATCGCGAATTTCGTGACGGGTTTCTTCGGTGGCATGGGCGGTTGCGCCATGATCGGCCAATCCGTCATCAACGTGAAGTCGGGCGGTTCGACGCGGTTATCCACTTTCGTGGCGGGTTCCTTTCTGCTGTTCCTGATTGTGGTGCTGGGGCCTTTGGTGGCCAGGATTCCCATGCCGGCACTGGTCGCGGTCATGATCATGGTGTCCATCGGCACGTTCAGTTGGGGTTCGATTCGCAATCTGCGTTCGCATCCCTGGCAGTCGTCGGTGGTCATGCTGGCGACGGTTGTGGTGGTGGTCTGGACGCATGACCTGGCCCGGGGCGTGCTGGCGGGCGTGCTGTTGAGCGGCGTGTTCTTCGCGGGCAAGGTCAAGCGGCTCTTCGCGGTGACTTCGGCCTTGTCGGAGGACGGACGCACCCGCACCTATTACTACGCGGGCCAGGTGTTTTTCGGGTCCACGGAACGGTTTGCCGAAGCCATTGATTTCAAAGAGGTTGTCGACCGAGTCGTGCTGGATGTGTCCGCCGCGCACTTCTGGGACATCTCCGCCGTCGGCGCTTTGGACAAGGTCGTGATCAAGCTGCGGCGTGAAGGCAAGGCCGTGGATGTCGTCGGTTTGAACGCCGCCAGTGCCACCCTGATTGGCCGCTTTGCGGTTCACGACAAATCGGGCGCCCACGCCCAGTCGGCGGGGCACTAA
- a CDS encoding PhoX family protein, whose protein sequence is MSKSISDKIVRNPSQSSPFSEILEKNLSRRMVMRGGLAAAFATMTSLGLAGCNGSDDDDDDNVGGEPNPAPEVPGGETPAPTPLKLAFDSLPTSMTDACVVPQGYVAHVFAPWGTPLNDNAQPWDQNGNNTSNDLLNSMGMHHDGMHFFPIEGSSTEGLLAVNHEYIDQSALHPAGPTSVAGKRPAEEVRKEINAHGVAILHVRRENGRWNIVNNSRYNRRFTSATAMKLAGPVGGTDWVKTPFSPNGMQVRGTNNNCGNGFTPWGTYITAEENWAACFVNTGTRPAHQLRVGVSGGPAGRYQWETAAGDATEVLGEFARFNVTETGIDATQDWRNEVNGFGYLVEIDPYDPTSIATKRTAMGRFAHEGCSYSKPEAGKPLAFYSGDDSRFEYIYRFVSEAVWDPKDAERTDRLAVGAKYLDKGTLYVARFDADGTGEWLALTGTTVGAGGRTLADEFGSLDAILINTRGAADFVGATPMDRPEWTATHPTNGDIYLTLTNNSSRNAGTGTNPPNPRLNNVNGHIIRWHDEAGSTKFDWDIFVFGSDAGADADTNRSGLTALNQLASPDGIAFDTRGILWIQTDNGIDGGRNNNVARATNDQMLAVIPGALADSTGTGPAINASNQSELRRFFVGPNEAEITGFAFTPDYTSIFLNVQHPANWPAYATDDATIAASGTVRPRASTVVIQRADGGPIGV, encoded by the coding sequence ATGAGCAAATCCATCTCCGACAAAATCGTCCGCAACCCCAGCCAGAGCAGCCCTTTCAGCGAGATTCTGGAAAAGAACCTGTCGCGCCGCATGGTGATGCGCGGCGGTCTTGCCGCCGCCTTCGCCACGATGACCAGCCTTGGCCTGGCCGGCTGTAACGGCAGCGATGACGATGATGACGACAACGTTGGCGGCGAACCGAACCCCGCACCCGAAGTCCCGGGTGGCGAAACGCCTGCCCCCACGCCGCTGAAGCTGGCCTTCGACTCGCTGCCCACGTCGATGACCGACGCTTGCGTCGTGCCGCAAGGCTATGTGGCCCACGTGTTCGCACCGTGGGGCACGCCGTTGAACGACAACGCGCAGCCCTGGGACCAGAACGGCAACAACACGTCCAACGACCTGCTCAATTCCATGGGCATGCATCACGACGGCATGCACTTCTTCCCCATCGAAGGCAGCTCCACCGAAGGCCTGCTCGCGGTCAACCACGAATACATCGACCAGAGCGCCCTGCATCCGGCCGGCCCCACGTCGGTGGCCGGCAAGCGTCCCGCTGAAGAAGTGCGCAAGGAAATCAACGCGCACGGCGTGGCCATCCTGCATGTGCGCCGTGAAAACGGCCGCTGGAACATCGTCAACAACTCGCGCTACAACCGCCGCTTCACGTCGGCCACCGCGATGAAGCTGGCCGGCCCCGTCGGCGGCACGGACTGGGTCAAGACGCCGTTCTCGCCCAACGGCATGCAGGTGCGCGGCACCAACAACAACTGCGGCAACGGCTTCACGCCGTGGGGCACCTACATCACCGCCGAAGAAAACTGGGCGGCCTGCTTTGTGAACACCGGCACGCGCCCCGCGCACCAGCTTCGCGTGGGCGTATCGGGTGGCCCCGCCGGCCGCTACCAGTGGGAAACCGCCGCGGGCGACGCGACGGAAGTGCTGGGCGAATTCGCGCGCTTCAACGTCACCGAAACGGGCATCGACGCCACGCAAGATTGGCGCAACGAGGTCAACGGCTTCGGCTACCTGGTTGAAATCGACCCCTACGACCCCACCAGCATCGCCACCAAGCGCACCGCCATGGGCCGCTTCGCCCACGAAGGCTGCTCTTACAGCAAGCCCGAAGCCGGCAAGCCGCTGGCCTTCTACAGCGGCGACGATTCGCGCTTTGAATACATCTACCGCTTCGTGTCGGAAGCCGTGTGGGATCCGAAGGACGCAGAGCGCACCGACCGTCTGGCCGTGGGCGCCAAGTATCTGGACAAGGGCACGCTGTATGTCGCCCGCTTCGATGCCGATGGCACCGGCGAATGGCTGGCATTGACCGGCACCACCGTCGGCGCCGGTGGCCGCACGCTGGCCGACGAATTCGGCAGCCTGGACGCCATTCTCATCAACACGCGCGGCGCGGCCGACTTCGTGGGCGCCACCCCGATGGACCGCCCGGAGTGGACCGCCACGCATCCCACCAACGGCGACATCTACCTGACGCTGACGAACAACAGCAGCCGCAACGCCGGCACGGGCACCAACCCGCCCAACCCGCGCTTGAACAACGTCAACGGCCACATCATCCGCTGGCACGACGAAGCCGGCTCGACCAAGTTCGACTGGGATATCTTCGTGTTCGGTTCGGATGCCGGCGCCGATGCCGACACCAACCGCTCGGGCCTGACCGCGCTGAACCAACTGGCCAGCCCCGACGGCATCGCCTTCGACACCCGCGGCATCCTGTGGATTCAGACGGACAACGGCATCGACGGCGGCCGCAACAACAACGTGGCGCGCGCCACCAACGACCAGATGCTGGCCGTCATCCCCGGCGCGCTGGCTGACAGCACCGGCACGGGTCCCGCCATCAACGCGTCCAACCAGTCTGAACTGCGCCGCTTCTTCGTTGGTCCCAACGAAGCCGAAATCACCGGCTTCGCGTTCACGCCGGACTACACCAGCATCTTCCTGAACGTCCAGCACCCGGCCAACTGGCCGGCCTACGCCACGGACGACGCGACGATTGCAGCCAGCGGCACCGTGCGCCCGCGCGCATCGACGGTGGTGATCCAACGCGCCGATGGTGGACCGATCGGGGTGTGA
- a CDS encoding AMP-binding protein, with translation MNDEAGAAVPERQACVLRYLLEAQAKKIPDRIFVQFHRGPGWTYAQTLAQVRQRAATLRRAGVKQGDRVLCWMGNGPELLVSWFAINYLGAVYVPLNTALRGRPLAHVLENAQASLMLAHPALVGRLQELPPGALRQVLLTGDGDGGMSTNPSEPPAGVSFAPLVDEPGDPAPDLLATETPIEPWDTQSIMYTSGTTGLSKGVVTSYVQIYTMGPDAFDCITPDDRCMIAGPIFHCGSTLYVYAMLAYGGSIAMVPEFRTAEFWDAIRDTESTVVLLLGVMANFLLKQAPSPRDREHTLRRAFIVPFGEDAPAFQARFGVDLYTVYNMTEIASPLSAGPGLTEAGHCGKPRPWFELRVGDAQDRALPDGQVGELLIRSHRPWALFSGYYQNAEATAASMRNGWFHTGDAFRREADGTFFFVDRLKDVIRRRGENISSFELEGEICAYPAVREAVAVAVPSEHGEDEVLAVVTAVEGAQVEPGELIAWLAERVPHYMVPRYVRVVEELPKTASGKLQKHVLRSEGVAAGTWDRERAGVRLRRERLG, from the coding sequence ATGAACGACGAGGCTGGGGCGGCCGTTCCCGAGCGCCAGGCATGCGTGCTGCGCTATTTGCTGGAAGCGCAAGCGAAAAAGATACCGGACAGAATCTTTGTCCAATTCCATCGGGGTCCGGGCTGGACCTATGCCCAGACGCTGGCGCAGGTGCGCCAACGGGCAGCGACGCTGCGCCGTGCCGGCGTGAAGCAGGGCGATCGCGTGCTGTGCTGGATGGGCAATGGGCCTGAGCTGCTGGTCAGTTGGTTCGCCATTAACTATCTGGGCGCGGTGTATGTGCCGCTGAACACCGCGCTGCGCGGCCGCCCGCTGGCCCACGTGCTGGAAAACGCCCAGGCTTCGCTGATGCTGGCGCACCCGGCGCTGGTGGGGCGCTTGCAGGAATTGCCGCCGGGGGCGCTGCGCCAGGTGCTGCTGACGGGCGACGGCGATGGCGGCATGTCGACCAACCCGTCCGAGCCACCGGCCGGCGTGTCGTTCGCCCCACTGGTGGATGAACCGGGCGACCCCGCGCCGGATCTGCTGGCCACCGAGACGCCCATCGAACCCTGGGATACGCAGTCCATCATGTACACGTCCGGCACGACCGGGTTGTCCAAGGGCGTGGTGACGTCCTACGTGCAGATCTACACCATGGGGCCGGACGCCTTTGACTGCATCACGCCGGATGACCGCTGCATGATCGCGGGCCCCATCTTCCATTGCGGCAGCACCTTGTACGTGTACGCCATGCTGGCTTATGGCGGGTCCATCGCCATGGTGCCCGAGTTTCGCACCGCCGAATTCTGGGACGCCATCCGCGACACCGAAAGCACGGTGGTGCTGCTGCTGGGCGTGATGGCCAACTTCCTGCTCAAGCAAGCGCCGTCGCCACGCGACCGCGAGCATACGTTGCGCCGCGCGTTCATCGTGCCGTTTGGCGAAGACGCGCCAGCGTTTCAGGCGCGCTTTGGGGTGGATCTTTACACGGTCTACAACATGACCGAGATTGCCAGCCCGCTAAGCGCGGGACCGGGTCTGACCGAGGCCGGGCACTGCGGCAAGCCCCGGCCCTGGTTCGAACTGCGCGTGGGCGATGCGCAGGACCGCGCGCTGCCGGACGGCCAGGTGGGCGAATTGCTGATTCGTTCGCATCGGCCCTGGGCGCTGTTCTCGGGTTACTACCAAAACGCTGAAGCCACCGCCGCATCGATGCGCAACGGCTGGTTCCATACGGGCGATGCGTTTCGGCGCGAGGCGGATGGCACGTTTTTCTTTGTTGATCGCTTGAAGGACGTGATTCGGCGGCGCGGCGAGAACATCTCGTCGTTTGAGCTTGAGGGGGAGATTTGCGCTTACCCGGCGGTGCGGGAAGCGGTGGCGGTGGCGGTGCCGAGTGAGCACGGTGAGGATGAGGTGCTGGCGGTGGTGACGGCGGTGGAGGGTGCGCAGGTGGAGCCGGGCGAGTTGATCGCGTGGTTGGCCGAGCGGGTGCCGCATTACATGGTGCCGCGGTATGTGAGGGTGGTGGAGGAATTGCCTAAGACGGCGAGTGGCAAGCTGCAAAAGCATGTGTTGCGCAGCGAGGGGGTGGCGGCGGGGACGTGGGATCGAGAGCGGGCGGGGGTTCGGTTGCGAAGGGAGAGGTTGGGGTGA